ATATTGATACcgataaaaaaaagatttttttaaagtagAATTATGATATTGTTCCAAAATACAAAGATATAAGGTAATTGACCAAAACACTGAGAGCGTAAACCCGAGACTTGATTATCTCGgacaaaaaaattacaaaaaaaaaactaaatcttTGTTAGGATATTTGACATCGATTGAATAGAGTTTATGAAAGTTGATTTAAGAGTAATGTCTACAATGCTATTACCTTGAATGGAATCAATGATGTCACAATGTTATTAAAAACAATATGCTACGCTCGTGAAAATATTTCACAGTTCGAATACTCTATAGAAGTATTTCAATCTTTTGATGGCAGGAGAGTGGAATAAGACTCGAGCTCGAGTCTCGCCAAATAGGTGGACAGGTGAGACCGCTGGGTTACAAACTATTATTATTCTACATAAAATAGTGGAAAAATAGAGATTGCTGTTACTGCTTCTTGTTTGCATTTTTGAATAACCATTTGTTGTGTGTCCAAAGAAGCAAATAATAGGAATCAGGGTTTTTCCTACTAAGAGAATTCATTACAGAGTTTTAAAAAAGTGCCAACTACATTTGCTATGTTACAGAAGTACACAATTCAACCCGCCTCTCTCTCTTGAAAAGGAGTGAAAGTACGACATAGACAAAGCGTAGAAAGTATGATCACACGGGCAAAACCAACCAATACGTGCAACGCAGCTAAAGTTTTTTGATACATAAACACAGCTTTGTGAAACAGGATGGGAGTCGAAATTCAGTATCTTCCTTTTATTCACAAACCTCGTATTCAATAACCTTGGCGGGTCAATTTTTGAGAGACTAAGTTATGATCGAACTCTAGCTAGACGGGCCCTAATTTCTTCAAGCTCTTCCTCATCATCAACATTTTCCTATTGTTTAAAAGCAGTACAGGATGTGAGACGGGAAAAGTAAGATAGCATCCCTCCAAAAGTTATGAAGCCCTTACAGcttacaaatttcagaatcCACCTATGGAGGCTATATCATAACAGGAAAGAATGAAACGTACCTCTGCATCTTCGCTTGTTGTAGGTTGCTTCAGTTTCTCCTTTCTGACTGCTTCAGgaagttgtgcagcagtttcaCCAGCAATTGCGGTTAACACCTTGTCAATTTCTTCTTCAGTTTCCTCTTCTATGTCTTCTGAATCCAGTGTATTATCCACTGCATCATTCATCATCTCTTCTATAACGCCAGCCTGCAGAACATGCTACCACCTTAATTCTTCTGAgatgaaagattattttgtcgtAAGTGGTTGGGGACCATATTTTTGAATCTGATGGTGTTACACCATTATCAGGGTGTCTTTTCTGCCACCATTGTGGGAAGAAATTGGATATATCATCGGTAAATGATTCAAGCTACCATGAGTAACACACTCCCAGAACGTGCCTACAGGCTACAGCACCTCAATTATGACTAAAGAACTTTGAACAAAATACTAATGCATACACAAAGACCGTTATTTTTAACATTATAAACAAACTCCCAGCTGTAAATCTTTCCCCAAAGTGTCTCTTTGGCAATCCTCCAAAATTACCCAGACAAGATATATATGATACCTGGTATAAAAGATCCATCTCTCCAAGAAAAAAGAACAAAGAAGAATATTTCTCACAGTGTTGGCTAAAATCACCTTTGTCATTTCTTTGCTGAATTCTTGCATGGTAACAGCTACCTCCGGAGCCTTCATAAGATTATTGACAAGCTTCATGACTTCAGCACTTTTGGATAAGTGCCCAACAGTTCTGGCAATAGCtgaaaaatcattaaattaaagaaGAGAAAGTGTATCGTGATACAGTGAGAACTAATAAGTACTCAGTTTCCAAAAGTTAAAACAAAATGAGAAGATCCAAGAAGACATAATTGATGCATCTCTCCAACTACTAGAAAACTACATTAAATAATAAGACGATGTGAGTGCATTTATTCTCAGCTTGTCACAACTTATAACATCTGCATATAACAATAATCCACCCACTAGAAAGCAAATTTCCATGTTAATCTTACTCATTAGAACTGACCTCTTAGTTTTgatctgattatcaaaatataatttgtgaCAAAGTTCATAATTTTCAGACAAAAAGAGCCTAGCAAAGTGACATTGGGTCTTCATCTCGCAGACTGTGGACATTGCAAATAGAAGGCATGACAGATAGAGACCATGAATGATAGCGAAACAAATCTCTACAGCAAATCCAACATGTTTGATAAGGTAAGAAGATGCCAATGCGCATTAACACACCAATCTCCATGACTGCCCTGATCATATATCTAGCCAAAAGTTCACACCACCACCCTAAATTGTCAACAAGCCAAATCATGACAACTAAAACAATGCCCCTACACACAGGAACACGATCCAATTCCTATATGAATATTTGATCGGCTACACATGTAGCATAACACATATAatgtgaatatttgaatatataaataacaTGATGATATCTAGAATTAAAAGTACGAAATTTGTTCCTCAacataatacttttagcatcaTCCTTAGTCAAAGCTGAATATAACTAGAAATTTTCTTGCCATGATCACTAGATCTAGCAATATTTCATATAGCATAGATAATGCACCTATGACCTATATATCGAGCTATTCTTGAAAGATGATTACAAGGTTACAAGCCTAACCGGTGATCACTTATTCAAAACAGCAGAAAAGTGAAAAATGAAAGGACGGTCGTACCAACACTTTCTCCAAGGTGCATTGATATTGAATTCAACTGCGCCTTGTTCTCATAGAGGCGATTCACAGTTTTCCTAGATCTCACAAGTTCTTTAGCAAGGGCctgatataataaattattaatgtgGCACATCAGAAACAAAAATTGCCATCCAGTCTACATTTATACAGCCCAACTCTAAGAGTTAATTTCTTCAAAAGTTTATGTAGTTTTCAAGATCTTACTTTTgcatacaaataaatatatatcccGGGAGGGTGAATAAAAAAAGTTAAACTCCACGCAATTATCGCTCTATCGCAGACATCAATCAATTCCCCCAACACCAAGTCACCATCAATAATCACTTTAATCACCAAACCAAACGTAAACCAATACCTTgctcatcaaaaaataaaattaaaataccttAGCTGAACCCATATCGTTTCTTTTAGCAGCATCTTTGATCGCTTTCTGCACATTCTTCTCTTCTCTCTGTATATCTAAACAAGCCCATTaataaaatgaacaaaaataaaTCGTCAACCCCAAAAATGAAGGAACAAAATACCTAAACAAAATTAAACACAACACCTCGAATCTGGCGTTCGATATCGCGGCACTCTTGACGAAGGCGACGCTGCCAATCTCTTAGCAATTCTTGAGGATTGGGCTTCGGCTTCAATACCTTCATCATTTTTTCCATTATGTATGTTGTTTTGTCAATCTGATTTCCGCGAAAATACAATGTTCCTCTCTCGAATTTGCGTTCGACCTATGCTACGTACAAGATTCTTAACTGATGCTCGTAATTTTTGACAAAACAAATGTCAAATTGGGGACCAAATCTAAAAAGAGGGATAGAAATCTAGGATGCATATTTACAAAGTATTGAGTCGCCCAAGTCTTGAGTGGTGGTGGGTTAGAAAAGTTCGCTAGAACATGCTGAGCCACTTGGACGAACTGAAGACCATCCTTAAGGCCCAATTGGGGTTCtacaattaattgaaaaacaACAATTGGATTATCATTCTCGTAATCATATCCGTGAgatttataatgaaaaataatatttttaatataaaaaataatattttctctcaaacgacatatataatataattttgacataaaataatattttacactCAAAACAACTtatattacacaatattttttcataacaaacaaataaaaaaattatacttttgtattgaaaagtaatactttcaacataaaaaataatattattaatagatCGGTCGGGACGAAAATTCGTCTTACAAAATTGTTCAGTAAGACGATAtcacattaattttttatgttattattatataaagttcTAAAACTTGAAACCTAAGCGAGCAAAAATGGACAAGAATATAAACAATAGAAAtggattttcataaataaataaataaatatatatatatatcatatagaACATATTGTATGTTTGtataggtttttttttaaaaaaaaattgaatttgaatcaattttttgtaattaatttaatttatattataaaatataagtaaCATTATAATGGCTAAATTTTACTTTGTTGAAaagtataataataattttattttgatataattttttcataCCAACAAAGGTTTGTTGCTTAGTATACCATATAAATACTTAATCAATTAGCATATCATATGAtttctgttgtgaaaaagtaaaaatttacggtaaaaagtaaaaatttcaaactctcaaaattatcacactacacactttataatatttttctctcaactcaattgtaattttcttcacaaatgagacatctatttatagaaaatttttacaaataatccaaaaataaattacatcattaccttcatcatcacacacaaatttcaatattcaacacctaattttacctaattttcaacattcaaatattcaacattcaaatattcaatacacacattttaaatattatttttcaacactcccctttgtgatgatgatcataatgattgtcttcattacgtgtttttatactgcctcgttaaaaaccttactaggaaaaaccattgggataaaaaccatagtaagggaaaaagagtgcagtcacgtaaactccctctcatgttgacacgaacaattcttcacaaatttcgtagattgcgcatcccaatattatatatgtgctttctgaatattgtcgtaggaagtgcctttgtgaagagatctgatgagttttcacttgattgaatgtgacgaacatcaatacatttattcttctcaagctccttggtgaatgcgaagaacttaggaggaatatgtttagttctgtcgctttttatgtatccttctttcatttgagcaacacatgcagcattatcttcatatagtatcacaggcttctcgtcgaatgataatccgcatgagatttggatatgttgagtcattgattttaaccacacacattcacggcttgcttcatgtagtgcaataatctcggcatgatttgatgaagttgttacaagtgtttgtttctgtgaacgccaagaaattgcagtgcctccacgagtaaatacatatccagtttgagaacgtgctttgtgtggatcagataagtatccagcatcggcataaccaattatacttggattagcatcttttgaatacaaaagtcccaagtctgtcgttcctcgtagataacggaatatatgtttaattccgttccaatgtctctttgttggatatgtgctaaatcttgccaataaatttacggcaaaagatatatcaggccttgtacaatttgtaagatacataagggcaccgatagcacttagatatggtacttctggaccaagaatatcttcatcatcttcacatggacggaatggatccttttctatgtttaatgatctaacaaccattggagtacttaaaggatttgatttgtccatattaaaacgtttaaggatcttttctgtataatttgtctggtgaacaaatattccacattctttttgttcaatttgtaaacccagacaatacttggtttttccaagatccttcatttcaaattcttctttcaagtatgacacaacttcttgaatttccttatttgttccaatgatgtttaaatcatcaacatatacagcaataattacgcatccggatgttgttttcttaatgaaaacacaagggcatattgaattatttacatatccctttttcatcaaatgatcacttagccgattataccacattcggccagattgctttaacccatataatgatctttgtaatttcacagaataacattctctgtgTTTtaaactttgtgcttcaggcatcttaaatccttcagggattttcatatatatattactatcaagtgatccatataagtaggctgtaacaacatccataagacgcatttctaaattttcagatactgccaagctaatcaaataccgaaacgtaattgcatccatcacaggagaatacgtttcttcataatcaattccaggcctttgagaaaaaccttgtgcaacaagtcgagctttatatcttactatttcatttttctcatttcgctttcgaataaaaacccatttgtatccaacaggttttacaccttcaggtgtaaggactataggtccaaaaacattacgtttatttagcgaatccaattcaacctggatggcatctttccattttatccaatcctgccgatttttacattcaccaaaagattttggttcatgatcttcattatcatttatgatgtcgattgccacattataagaaaatatatcatcaatttcttctatatcttttcggttccatatttttccagtattaatataattgatagagatttcatgattctcgtcagtttgtggttctgacaaaacattttcatcatcatgtgtttcttcaggaacatcattctctattttgtgatcattatgtgtttcttcaggaacatcattctctattttgtgatcattgtgtttctctatgaattttctttttcgaggatttttatccttggaaccaactggccttccacgcttcaggcgtttaatgacatcatgactatcttcaatttgtttcttcggaatttcaattcgagcaggggcatttgcagcatgtatatatgatttagttaccccttttgtgtctgcaaatgcatctggtatttgatttgctattctttgcaagtgcacaatttgctgtacatctttttcacattgttttgttcttggatccagatgtaacaatgatgatacataccatgtaatttctttttcggtatgtttctgttctccccctaacattgggaagatttcctcattaaaatgacaatcagcaaaacgtgctgtgaacacgtcgcctgtctgtggttcaagatatcgaatgatcgatggactatcataaccaatataaattccaatctttctttgaggtcccattttctttcgttgaggtggtgcaataggcacatacaccatacatccaaaaattctcagatgagaaatgtctggttctttaccaaatgcaagctgcaa
This window of the Primulina huaijiensis isolate GDHJ02 chromosome 3, ASM1229523v2, whole genome shotgun sequence genome carries:
- the LOC140973134 gene encoding vacuolar protein sorting-associated protein 24 homolog 1-like; the protein is MEKMMKVLKPKPNPQELLRDWQRRLRQECRDIERQIRDIQREEKNVQKAIKDAAKRNDMGSAKALAKELVRSRKTVNRLYENKAQLNSISMHLGESVAIARTVGHLSKSAEVMKLVNNLMKAPEVAVTMQEFSKEMTKAGVIEEMMNDAVDNTLDSEDIEEETEEEIDKVLTAIAGETAAQLPEAVRKEKLKQPTTSEDAEENVDDEEELEEIRARLARVRS